One Streptomyces sp. CG4 genomic window, CGCACGGTGGCCATCGTCGACGCCATGGACGATCCGCACGCCGAGTCCGACCTGGCCGCTTACCGCAGCGCCTACGGTCTGCCGTCGTGCACCACCGCCAACGGCTGCTTCCGCAAGGTGAATCAGAGTGGCCACGCATCGCCGCTGCCCTCCGGTGACTACGGATGGGCCGAGGAGATCAGCCTCGACCTCGACATGGTCTCGGCGACATGCCCTGGCTGCCACATCCTCCTGGTCGAGGCGAACTCGGCGAACGTCCCGGATCTCATGACGGCCGAGGACACCGCCGCCACCACATCGGGCGTCGTCTCCGTCTCCAACAGCTGGGGCGGGTCCGAGGACAACACCATCACCTCCGTCGACTCGCACTTCAACCACCCCGGCGTCGCGATCACGGCGAGCTCGGGTGACTCCGGTTACGGCGTCTCCTGGCCGGCCTCCTCCCCGTACGTCACCGCCGTGGGCGGCACCTCGCTGAGCAAGGCGTCCAACTCGCGCGGCTGGACCGAGACCGCGTGGAGCGGCGCGGGCTCGGGCTGCTCGGCGTACGAGGCCAAGCCGTCCTGGCAGCACGACTCCGGATGTGCCAAGCGCAGCGTCGCCGATGTGTCCGCGGTCGCCGACCCCAACACCGCGGTGGCGGTCTACGACACATACAACAGCTGCGGCGGCGCGTTGTTGTGCGACACCGAGCTGCAACTCGGTCTCGCACAGGGTGCCGACGGATGGGTCGAAGTCGGAGGCACCAGCGTCTCGTCGCCGATCGTCGCAAGCGTCTACGCACTGGCCGGAAACACCTCTCAGGTCGCCAACGGCTCGTACCCGTACACCCACACGTCGGCGCTCAACGACGTGACCAGCGGCAGCAACGGCTTCTGCGGCGGCAGTTACCTGTGCACCGCGGGTCCGGGATACGACGGGCCGACCGGCCTCGGCACGCCCAACGGCACCGGCGCCTTCTGACGGCGCTTTCCTGCCGGCAAGGGCTGGGCCACGTCGCATTGGTGCGGCGCGAGCCCAGCCCTTGCCATGTCTCAGTCCTCGGAGAATGCGACCAGCGGCGTGTGGGCGGGCAGCAGGCGGGGTTCTGCGGAGCCGGTTGACGTCCTGTTGAGGTCCTGTTGAGGTGCTGGGCGAGGACGTACCTGTCGCGGTACAGGGTGATCGGGTCGGCGGACGCGAAGAACATCGTCGTGCGGCGAGTACGGGGCGTCGCGGTAGCGGACTGCATGAACCCGCAGGTGCTCGCGTTGCACGTGGAACTCCCGGTACTCCTCGAAGTCGCCCTTGATGACCACCGCGCGGAGCTTGGGCACGGCCTCGGCCCCGGCCAGGCTCCAGCGGGCGCTGGTGATGTCCATCCGGTCCTTGACCAGGTGCCGGCACGCCCCCCCCCATCACGCCGGTTGCGATCGGTCAGCGCTCGGTGAGCGCGTTGTCGTAGCCGAGGTGGGGGAGTTTGGCCCGCAGGTGGCCCTCTCGGCGGCCGGGAACTCCTCGCGATCAGCGTCCCTCAAACCGAGCCGCACCGAGGCAGAACAGGGAAAACGGGCCCCGGCCGGCTGCCGGGGCCCGTTTTCCTTCTCCGTGCCGCCGAGGGGACCCCACGTCCCCCTCACACTGGCGGCTCCCCGTGACCCGACGGGGCGGTCATTGCATGCGTGATGTGTGCTGGTGTCACTCAGCTCGCGCTGAAGGCGGACGTGCCCTGCGGGGTGCCCCAGCCGGTCGGGCCGTCGTAGCCGGGCCCGGCGGTGCAGAAGTACGACGTGGAGCAGGTGCCGTTGCTGCCGCTGGTCACGTCGTTGAGGGCGGAGGTGCCGGCCTTGGCGTACGGGTACTGCGCCGGGTAGTCGCTGCTGCCCGGGGTACCGGCCAGCGCGTAGACCGAGGCGATGATCGGCGCGGAGGCGCTGGTGCCGCCGTAGGTGTTCCAGCCGCTCGCCTGGTAGGTGTCGTAGACCGAGACGCCGGTGGCGGGGTCGGCCACGGCCGAGACGTCGGCGATCATGCGCTTGGAGCAGCCGCTGTCGGTCTGCCAGCTGGGCTTGGGGTCGTTGGCGGAGCAGCCGGAGCCGGTGCCCTCGGTGCTGGAGGTGTGCCAGACGGACTCGTCCCAGCCGCGGCTGTTGGAGGCGGTCTTGAGGGCGGTGCCGCCGACGGCGGTCACGTACTGCGACGCGGCCGGGTACTCGGCGCCGTAGGCGCTGTCACCCGCGCTGGCGGTGATGGCGACGCCCGGGTGGTTGTAGTACTGGGCGTCGAACGTCGTGTCGGAGGAGGACTCGGCGCCGCCGTAGCTGTTGGAGACGAACTTGGCGCCGAGGGAGACGGCCTCGTTCACCGCGGTGCCGAGGTCGGCTTCGGAGGCCGAGTTGGCCTCGACGAGGAGGATGTTGCAGTTCGGGCAGGTCGCGCTGACCATGTCGAGGTCGAGCGATTCCTCACCGGCCCAGCCGCTGTCGGCGGTGGGGAGGTTGGACGACGAGCCGTCCTGGCCGACCTTGCTGAAGCAGCCGCTGTCGCTGGTGCAGGCCGGGAGGCCGTACTGCGAGCGGTAGGTCGCGAGGTCGGACTCGGCGTTCGGGTCGTCGTAGGCGTCGACGATGGCGACGGTCTCGCCGGAGCCGCCCGAGGAGGCGGCGGAGGTGAGGCCGTAGGCCGACTGGATGTCCGAGGGGCCGTATCCGGTGGGGGAGGCGGAGGAGGCGTTCGGCTTGATGGTCTTGGGCGTGATGCCCTTCAGGGCCGCCTGCTTCTCCATGAAGGCGGTGGTGCCGCCGGTGACGCGCAGCGCGTTGCAGGCGGCGTAGCCCTTCTTCGGGGTGGCGCCACATGCCCGCGTGTACTGCACGTGAGCCTTGGCGACCTGGGCGGCGATCGCCTTGGCGCTCACCTTGTGGCTCGTGACGGCGGTGTCCGCGCTTGCGTGGCCGGCGGTGCCGAGTCCGGCGATGACGAGCGCGGCGGTGGCCGCTGCTGCCGAGCCGACGCGGCGCCATCTGCCGCGTATGTGGGGGGAGCTGGGGGTGGTCGTACGCAAGGTACAGCCTCCTGGAAGTGGTGGACAGAGGCCTGCGGGTGTGGGGGTTCCACCGATGGGTGACCGGTGGGGGCGGCGGCCCGCGACGACCATCGCTTTGTTGAGTACGCGACAACAAGAAGCCTGGTGGAATCCTGACTGCCGCATTGCTCAAGGGGGTTGAGTGCTTACTGATCAATGGGCGGGGGATGGGTGTTGACTGGCTGAAACTTGACCCTGCGCGCGGCATGCGCGCGGGCCCGCGCTACGCGCGTTAACCAGCGCGCCCGAATCCGTTTGTGTTACCGGGGGGCGAGGTGTGCCCGAGGGTGTCTGCGTGGCTGAGGTCGGGCGTGGCGAGTTCGTTTGCGTGGCTGGGGCCGGGCGTGGCGAGTTCGTTTGCGTCAGCGGGGATGGGCGCGGCTCTGTTTGAAGGACCGGATGGACATCACTGGCGTCCGCTGGGGCCTGCCCGGAACCGAAGCCGTCCTGCGACTTCGCGCCGTCGTCTCCAACGGAGACCTCAACCCCTACTGGCGCTACCACGGCGCCCGCGAGCACGAGCGTCTCTGGCCCGCCCCCGACCGGCGAACTTACGCCCTCACTGCGTGATCGCGGCCGTCACTCGAACCGAACCGCACCCGCTGCTTGAGCGCCTTCACCGCCGGCGCCCCGACCTGGACCGCTCCGGAGTCCAGGTGCCGACCAGCGGCCGAATGAGGCCGCGCACCGCGCCGTACCGGGACACCAAGGCCGCCCGCCACTCGGCGTCCCTGCCACCCCGACCGGCCCGGTCCTCAGCTACTCCGGCTCCGAGGCCCGCTTCCCGGGCGGCACCTTCAGCAACTCGCAGAAAACAGCCTGTTGGGCTCGCAGCGACACCTCAGAGGGCGCGACAGATCGGCATAAATTTTCCGCATCAAGCGATTAGATCAAGAGTGCCTGAGTTGCCCGCTGCCCTGTTCCCGGGATGTTCCCATCGGGCGAGAAATGGACCCTCCGCAGCCCCTGCGGAGGGTCCATGTGCTCTCTGACCTGCAATTTTCCAGTGCCCCCGGCAGGATTCGAACCTGCGACACCCGCTTTAGGAGTTTTCTCTGGGCGGGGCTGTGACCTGCGGAAACGTTGACTGTGTGGTGCCTGGCCTGGGAAAACACCCCTCCGTAGTTCTCATGTGTTCACGGGCTTTCCCGGCCTCATGTGTGCTGAATGCGTTTCGGCCGAGGGCCGCCCGAAGGTACGCCGCAGGAGCAGGACTCGATCGCCGTCGACCCGGCCTCCGGCAAGGTGACCGACGTGCTGCGGTTCGCCGACTATCCGCCGCTGGCCCAGCTGACCCGGTGAGGCATCGACGCCCACACGAGCGTCCTGTTCGGCCCCGCCGACCAGATGCGGGTGTCACCTCAGCAGTCGGCTGAGCAGGTCGGTGAGTTCCGCCTCGTTGGTGTGGCCTGACACACCCCGTCGGTTGCGGCCCGCGTGCAGCGATCGAAGCAGGCGGTCGCTGACGCGGGTCGGCTTCCGCGCAGGGCGGTCCCAGCGTCGGTTCACCAGAGCCGGAGAGTGACCTGCGGCGGTGGGTCATGCGATGCCGTCCAGTTTGCCGTTCTTCGCGTCGGCGACGAGGGACGAGAACTGGTCGGCGCTCATCTGGACGCGTTGGCCGAAGTCGTCGGTCAGGACGATGCGGCGGTCGGCCGAGGCGCCGGGGTCGACGAACAGCTGGGGACAGCCGCAGTCGCACTCGCCGCAGAACGTGGCGACGGGTTCCAGCCCGCTGATGTCGGTCATGTTGCTCCACCTCCGTGGACAGGGGGTGCGGCCTTTCGGTGCCCGATGCCCGGACCAGTCCGGTGGCCGCAGGGGACTGTCCCGGGGATACCCGGAGCGGACATGGCGGACGCGTGACCCCGTCGTGTGCCGAGGCGCAGAGGGTGGCCGGTGTGCGCTCGTGCTCCTCGGGCTGCTTCCAGTGCTTCGAATTCGCCAGGGTGGCCGGGAACTGAACCGCACGTGCGTCCGACTCATAAGGAGGGGGCGCAATGACCAGGTAGTTCGTGGGCGGTGATGCATGTGCGTGGACAGGGGGCGGTGAAGTCCCTCAGTCTCGTGGCAGCATCAGGTGCCGTGAGTGTGTCCTGGGCGGTGCGAAGCGTGCGCGCGGCGGTGTTCGCCGTGCTGTGCGTGCTGCTCGCCGCCGGGGGGCATGCACTGGCCACAGGTGCCGCCCCGGCGGTGTGGGTGCAGGTCGCCGTGTTCGTGCCGGTCTTCGGGGCCGGCTGTCTGCTGGGCGGGCGGGAGCGGTCGCTGGCTGCCATCGGCCTCGGGACGCTGGCCGCCCAGTGCGGGCTGCACCTCGCCTTCCACGCCGCGCGGCCACAGCACGTCGCGATGGCCATGCGCGGCATGCGGATGGTCCATGACCATGCGCTCACGCCGCACGCCACCGCCGCCCATGTCGGGGCGGCCGTGCTGCTGACCTGGTGGCTGCGGCGCGGTGAGGCCGCGTTGTGGTCGCTGCTGCGGCGGGCCGTCGCGTTCGTGCCGGGGCTCGCCGCCTGGTGGCAGGTGGCCGGTGCGGTGCGGAGCGTGTCGGACGCGCCAGGGCTCGTGGGGCGGGCCGTCGGTGAGCTGTGGTCGGTGAGACAGGTGCGGCTGAGGTATGCCGTTCACCGGCGGGGGCCACCGATGGGGATGTCGTCCGCGATCTGACCCCCGACATCCCTCCCCAGTACGGAGATTCATCACCTCATGTCCCCGAACCGCATCGCCCTGCGCCGCGCCGGCACTGTCACCGCGCTGACCGCCGCCGGACTCCTCGCCGCCGCCGGGATCGCCTCCGCCCACGTCACCATCCACCCCGACAGCTATGCCAAGGGCGCCACCGACGGCGTGCTGACCTTCCGCGTGCCCAACGAGGAGGACAACGCCAGCACGAACAAGGTCCAGGTCTTCCTGCCCACAGACCACCCCGTTCTCGGCGTGCTGGTCCACCCGCAGGACGGCTGGACCGCTCAGGTGACCAACACCAAGCTCAAGACGCCCGTCAAGACGGACGACGGCACCATCACCGATGCCGTCTCCGAGATCACCTTCACCGGCGGCAAGATCGCGCCGGGCCAGTACGAGGACTTCAACGTCGCCTTCGGGCAGCTGCCCGACGACACCGACCAGCTGACCTTCAAGACCCTCCAGACGTACTCCGACGGCAAGACCGTCCGCTGGATCGAGACGCCCTCCGGCGGCCAGGAGCCGGAGAACCCGGCGCCTGTCCTCAAGCTCACCGCCAAGGGCGCGGACGAGAGCGGCAGCACCTCGACCGGCTCGCCGGCGAACTCGAAGAGCTCCGCGAGCGCCAAGTCGACCGCTTCGAGCAGCGACTCGACCGCCCGTGGCCTTGGCATCGCCGGGCTTGTCGTGGGCGTGCTGGGCCTGGCAGCGGCCGTGTTCGCCGTCCTGCGCGGCCGCTCCACGGGATCCCGGGCCGAATAGCGCAGATGCCCTGCCGACAGCCGGAACCCGGAAACCCGTCGGCAGGGCGTCTGTCGGTCGGCGCGCGACATCGGAGAACGGTTGTTTGTTATGTGGCGTGCGCCATAGGCGTGCTCCGGAACTCGGGCGTCCGGTGGCCCGACTCCTGAAGCGGTACGGCTCGATCCGAATGGCGCCGTACGACGTGATCTGGAGACGCGGTTGATGGACGAATCCCGGCAATCCTCCTCCAACGCAGGTGCGGTACTGCGGAAGCTGGTCCCACCGCCTGCCCTGTGCGGGTTCCTTCTCCTGCTGACACTGATGTTCGCGGTGTCGTACGCCGTCGGTGCCGCCGCCGGACCCGTCGCCCCCGGTATGCACGGCACCGGCGCACGGCCGGGCGGCGACGGCAGCGCAGGCGGAGGCGTCGACGACATGGGCGACATGCACGGGGGAGGCCACTGATGAGAGCGGAACCCGTGGGCACCCTCGTCACGACCGACCTGACCGTCGGCGGCATGACCTGCGCGGCCTGCGTGAGGCGGGTCGAGAAGAAGCTCGGCAAGCTGGACGGGGTTACGGCGACCGTCAATCTGGCCACCGGGCGGGCCCGGGTGAGTCATCCGGCGGAGATCAGTCCTGCGGACCTCGTCGCGGCCGTCGAGAAGGCGGGCTATACGGCTGCCCTGCCCGAGCCGCCCAAGAAGCAGAAGCGCGAGGACGACGCCGAGGGCGAGGGCGCCCGGCAGGAGCGCGACCGGCTGGTGATCACCGCGCTGCTCGCGCTGCCGGTGCTGGTGCTGTCGATGGTGTCCGGCCTTCAGTTCCGGAACTGGCAGTGGATGTGCTTCATGCTCGCGGCGCCCGTCGCGGTGTGGGGAGCCTGGCCGTTCCATGTGCGGGCGGTGCGCGGGCTGCGGCACGCGGCGGCGACCATGGACACCCTGGTGTCGCTGGGTGTGGTGGCCTCTTTCTCCTGGTCGGTGTACGCGCTCTTTCTCGGCGGCGCCGGTGAGCCAGGGATGCGGATGCCGTTCACCCTCGTGCCCTCGGCCTCGGAGGGCGCCGCGCACATCTACCTCGAAGCGGCTGTGGGCGTACCGCTGTTCGTCCTGGCCGGCCGTTTCCTGGAGGCGCGGGCCCGGCGCGGGACGGGGGCGGCGCTGAGGTCGCTCGCCCAGCTCGCTGCCAAGGAAGTCTCGGTACGCGAGGACGGCACCGAACGGCTGGTTCCCATCGAGCAGTTGGGTGCCGGACAGGTCTTCGTCGTACGGCCCGGAGAGAGGGTCGCCACCGACGGCGAGGTCGTGGAGGGCGCCTCGGCCGTGGACCTGTCCCTGGTCACCGGTGAGAGTGAGCCGGTTGAAGTGGGTACGGGATCGGCCGTGGTCGGCGGGGCCGTCAACGCCGGCGGCCTGTTGCTCGTCCGTGCCACCGCCGTCGGCGCCGACACCCAGCTCGCTCGGATCACCCGCCTGGTCACCGAGGCGCAGGCGGGCAAGGCGCGGGCGCAGCGGCTGGCCGACTCGGTGGCCGGTGTCTTCGTACCCGTCGTGCTGGCGCTGGCCGTCACGGCGCTCGGCTTCTGGCTCGGTGCGGGAGCCGATCCCCAGGCAGCCGTCACCGCGTGCGTGGCGGTCCTCGTCGTCGCCTGTCCCTGCGCACTCGGCCTGGCGACCCCGACCGCGCTGATGGCCGCGACCGGCCGGGGCGCTCAGCTGGGCGTTCTGGTCAGTGGGCCGCAGGCTCTGGAGGGGCTGCAGCACATCGACGCGGTTGTGTTGGACAAGACCGGCACCCTCACGTCCGGCCATATGAGCGTCGCCCGGGTGACCGCTGTGCCCGGCGGGCTCGGAAAGGAGGCGGTGTTGCGGCTGGCGGGCGCGGTCGAGCGGGGCTCGGAGCACCCGCTGGGCCGGGCCATCGCCGCGTATGCCGGGCGGGCCGCGCAGGGACAGCCGACGCCGGACGTGACCGAGTTCGGCGCCACACCGGGGCAGGGGGTGCGCGGACGGGTCGAAGGCCGCATGGTCGAAGTCCTGGCGCCGGAGGATGCGTTGCCCACGGTCCTCACGGACGCCATGGCCAGGGCAGAGGCCGCTGCCCACACACCCGTCCTGGTCCGTGTCGACGGCGTGGCCGAGGCCCTGATCGAGGTCGGGGACGTCGTACGCCCCGGAAGCTACCGTGCAGTGGAGCGCCTGCGGCGGCTCGGCGTCCGCCCAGTGCTCGCCACAGGTGACCGGGAAGCGCCCGCGCAGGCCGTGGCGTCGGCCCTGGGCATCGACGAGGTGCGCGCCCGCTGCACCCCCGAGGGCAAGGCCGGCCTCGTAAGGGACTTGCAGGAGCAGGGCTACCGGGTCGCGGTCATCGGCGACGGCGTCAACGACGCCGCCGCACTCGCCGGTGCCGACCTCGGCATCGCCATGGGCAGCGGCACCGACGTGGCCATCGGAGCGGCCGACGTGACGCTGGTGCGCGGCGACATCGAGGCCCTCGCTGACGCGGTCCGGCTGGCTCGGCGCACGCTGGGCACCATCCGCTCCAACCTGGTTTGGGCGTTCGGCTACAACGTCGTCACCGTGCCGCTCGCCATGGTCGGCCTGCTCAACCCGATGTTCGCCGCGGCCGCGATGTCGGCCAGCTCGCTGCTGGTGGTCGGCAACAGCCTGCGGCTGCGCGCCTGGCAGCCCTCGTCCGCCCGGAGGCGTACCCGATGACCGAGCAGAACCCCTGGCGGCCGTCGCGCCGCCGGCTGACCGACGCCCTGCTCGCCGCGGCCGTGCCCGTGGCCGCGTGCAGCCTCGCCCTGGGCGGCCTGACCACCTGGGTGGGGGCCGGGAAGGCGGGCAGCCCGGCGCGGATCGCCGTCACGTCCGGGCGGGTGTTCCTGCCCTACGGCGGCAGCACGGAGACCGCGGCGTTCTTCAACGTCTCCAACCTCGGCGGAGCGGACGACCGGCTGGTGAAGGTGACGTCCACCGACACGCGCGGAGAGATCACCCTGAGCCGTCACCGCGCCACCGACAGTGGGGCCGCGTACAAGGCCGACGTGAACTCGGTGACCGTCCCTGCCGGTGGTGAGCTGTCCATGTCCCCGCAGGGCATGGACCTGACCCTGCGGGCGCGGGCTGGGTGGCGGGCGGGTGACCTGGTGCCGTTCACGCTGAACTTCGAGCGCAGCGCGCCGGTCAGGACGATCGCGGTGGTGATCCGCTCCGGCGACGGAGTCTCCTGATCATGCCTCCGGGGGCAGTTCGGCCTTGACGGGTTTGCTGTTGCAGGAAATCCGCGGCCGAAAAGTGCTTCCCGGAGAGATGTCGGGTAGGAACCCTCGTCAGTTCCGGCGTGGCGTCGTGGTCTGGATCACAGGCTGGGTATTGAGTGTGGTGCCCGGTGGATTTCCGTACCCACGCATGACGGCCGAAGCCCGGATGCGAGGATGAGGCGCCATGACAGCAGGGTGGTGTGCTCGCACGATACGGGCCGCGGTGTTCGCGGCCATGTGCGTGCTGCTCGCCGCCCTGGGTCACGTCCTGATGTCCGGAAGCGACGTGCCCGCGTGGGCGTTGGCCGCAGGCGTGGCCGTGACCGGTGCCGCCGGCTGGTGTCTGGCAGGGCGTGAGCGCGGGCTGCCGTTGATCGTGACGGCTGTGGTCGCCGCCCAGGCCGGGCTGCACGAGGCGTTCTCCTGCGCGCAGTCGGCATCCGGCGGTTCGGCCTCCGCGGACGTGAGCGGCATGGGCTCCATGGCCATGGGGCACACGAGCATGAGCCACATGGACCACGCAGGCCACATGGACCACGCAGGCCAGATGGGCCACGCGGGACACATGGGGCACTCCATGGACGGCGGCTCGTCGTCGTTCGGCATGCTCGCGGCCCACCTGCTTGCCGCGGTGCTGTGCGGGTTGTGGCTGGCGTACGGCGAGAAGGCCGCCTTCCGGATCCTGCGGGCGGTGGCCGGATGGCTGGCGGCGCCGCTGCGACTCCTGTTCGCCTCGCCCATCACCCCGGACCGCCCGCGCGTCCACCTGCGGCGCCGTCGCTCGGACCGGGCGCCGCGTCTGCTCCTTCTCGGCCACGCGATCACTTCTCGGGGTCCGCCCGTGGGGACGGCTGTCGTCTGAGGACAGCTGGTTTCCCGAGGCCGCCCGTCTGCGCCTCGGGCCACGGCCGTACGACCGCGCAGGCGCTGTAGCGCCACAGCGACGCCGTAGGGCCGTCTCCCCTCTTCACCGGACCGCGCGCTTTTGCCGGCCGCTGGTCCGGATCACGGTTGACCCTAGAAGGACACCAGGTGATTACCTCTGCCCTGCCCACGTCGCGCGTCAAAAGCGACAAAGCGGCAGCACTCGACGAATCGATCACCGCCTGGGCGCTGGCCGCCCGAGGCGGTGACGCGGACGCGGTCGAGCAGTTCGTGGGCGCCCTGCACCGCGACGTCCAGCGCTACGTCGCCCACCTTTGCGGCGATCCCCAGGCTGCGGACGATCTGGCACAGGACACGTTCCTGCGAGCACTTGGCAGCCTGCACCGGTTCGAGGGGCGTTCCTCGGCCCGGGCCTGGCTGCTGTCCATCGCCCGCCGCGCGGTGATCGACAGCTACCGCTACGCCGCAGCCCGGCCGCGTCAGTCGGACGTACCGGACTGGTGTGCAGCCATTGAGCTGGCTCAGTCGTGCGACCTGCCCGGTTTCGACGACGGCATCGCACTGCTCGATCTGCTGACTTCGCTGTCCGATGACCGGCGGGAGGCGTTCATCCTCACGCAGCTGCTCGGCCTGCCCTACGCGGAGGCCGCCGAGGTCAGCGACTGCCCGGTCGGCACGGTCCGCTCCCGTGTGGCCCGCGCCCGCGCGGCTCTGATGGACCTGCTCGACGAGGCGGAGAGGCCCGCCGCGCTGGCAGCCTGATGCTTCGGGAGGGTGTCGGTGCCGACCGGGAAAACCCCGGCACCGACACCCTCGTCAGCACCTGGGAACGGCTCTCCTGAGCCGTGCCGCCAACTTTTCGGGAACTCACGGGAACTCGCGTGACGTTCGCTCCGACTTCTGGAGCGGGTGACGGAGGTTCGCCCGCGTACCGAGTGGATCCGGGAGATGTTCGATGCGTTCTCGAGTGTGGGGCTCTGCGGCGGCCGTCGTGCTCGGCGGCCTGCTGGCGGCGGGCTGCGGCGGCGGGGAGAAGAACACGGGGAGCGAGAGCGCGGGGAAGGCCAAGGACTCCGTCTCGGGCGCCTACCCGGTGTCCGTCACCG contains:
- a CDS encoding peptidase S8; translation: MAAALTAMLTFAVTALTIGLATGVQAAALSSAPRASASAGTTGFGCVHPLQAGQAHCFGVLKAHRTASGRMSPFTTGSPTTVGYVPSDLRSAYNLGGTSGSGRTVAIVDAMDDPHAESDLAAYRSAYGLPSCTTANGCFRKVNQSGHASPLPSGDYGWAEEISLDLDMVSATCPGCHILLVEANSANVPDLMTAEDTAATTSGVVSVSNSWGGSEDNTITSVDSHFNHPGVAITASSGDSGYGVSWPASSPYVTAVGGTSLSKASNSRGWTETAWSGAGSGCSAYEAKPSWQHDSGCAKRSVADVSAVADPNTAVAVYDTYNSCGGALLCDTELQLGLAQGADGWVEVGGTSVSSPIVASVYALAGNTSQVANGSYPYTHTSALNDVTSGSNGFCGGSYLCTAGPGYDGPTGLGTPNGTGAF
- a CDS encoding peptidase S8; the protein is MRTTTPSSPHIRGRWRRVGSAAAATAALVIAGLGTAGHASADTAVTSHKVSAKAIAAQVAKAHVQYTRACGATPKKGYAACNALRVTGGTTAFMEKQAALKGITPKTIKPNASSASPTGYGPSDIQSAYGLTSAASSGGSGETVAIVDAYDDPNAESDLATYRSQYGLPACTSDSGCFSKVGQDGSSSNLPTADSGWAGEESLDLDMVSATCPNCNILLVEANSASEADLGTAVNEAVSLGAKFVSNSYGGAESSSDTTFDAQYYNHPGVAITASAGDSAYGAEYPAASQYVTAVGGTALKTASNSRGWDESVWHTSSTEGTGSGCSANDPKPSWQTDSGCSKRMIADVSAVADPATGVSVYDTYQASGWNTYGGTSASAPIIASVYALAGTPGSSDYPAQYPYAKAGTSALNDVTSGSNGTCSTSYFCTAGPGYDGPTGWGTPQGTSAFSAS
- a CDS encoding YcnI family protein, yielding MSPNRIALRRAGTVTALTAAGLLAAAGIASAHVTIHPDSYAKGATDGVLTFRVPNEEDNASTNKVQVFLPTDHPVLGVLVHPQDGWTAQVTNTKLKTPVKTDDGTITDAVSEITFTGGKIAPGQYEDFNVAFGQLPDDTDQLTFKTLQTYSDGKTVRWIETPSGGQEPENPAPVLKLTAKGADESGSTSTGSPANSKSSASAKSTASSSDSTARGLGIAGLVVGVLGLAAAVFAVLRGRSTGSRAE
- a CDS encoding heavy metal translocating P-type ATPase, whose product is MRAEPVGTLVTTDLTVGGMTCAACVRRVEKKLGKLDGVTATVNLATGRARVSHPAEISPADLVAAVEKAGYTAALPEPPKKQKREDDAEGEGARQERDRLVITALLALPVLVLSMVSGLQFRNWQWMCFMLAAPVAVWGAWPFHVRAVRGLRHAAATMDTLVSLGVVASFSWSVYALFLGGAGEPGMRMPFTLVPSASEGAAHIYLEAAVGVPLFVLAGRFLEARARRGTGAALRSLAQLAAKEVSVREDGTERLVPIEQLGAGQVFVVRPGERVATDGEVVEGASAVDLSLVTGESEPVEVGTGSAVVGGAVNAGGLLLVRATAVGADTQLARITRLVTEAQAGKARAQRLADSVAGVFVPVVLALAVTALGFWLGAGADPQAAVTACVAVLVVACPCALGLATPTALMAATGRGAQLGVLVSGPQALEGLQHIDAVVLDKTGTLTSGHMSVARVTAVPGGLGKEAVLRLAGAVERGSEHPLGRAIAAYAGRAAQGQPTPDVTEFGATPGQGVRGRVEGRMVEVLAPEDALPTVLTDAMARAEAAAHTPVLVRVDGVAEALIEVGDVVRPGSYRAVERLRRLGVRPVLATGDREAPAQAVASALGIDEVRARCTPEGKAGLVRDLQEQGYRVAVIGDGVNDAAALAGADLGIAMGSGTDVAIGAADVTLVRGDIEALADAVRLARRTLGTIRSNLVWAFGYNVVTVPLAMVGLLNPMFAAAAMSASSLLVVGNSLRLRAWQPSSARRRTR
- a CDS encoding copper chaperone PCu(A)C, coding for MTEQNPWRPSRRRLTDALLAAAVPVAACSLALGGLTTWVGAGKAGSPARIAVTSGRVFLPYGGSTETAAFFNVSNLGGADDRLVKVTSTDTRGEITLSRHRATDSGAAYKADVNSVTVPAGGELSMSPQGMDLTLRARAGWRAGDLVPFTLNFERSAPVRTIAVVIRSGDGVS
- a CDS encoding sigma-70 family RNA polymerase sigma factor, whose amino-acid sequence is MITSALPTSRVKSDKAAALDESITAWALAARGGDADAVEQFVGALHRDVQRYVAHLCGDPQAADDLAQDTFLRALGSLHRFEGRSSARAWLLSIARRAVIDSYRYAAARPRQSDVPDWCAAIELAQSCDLPGFDDGIALLDLLTSLSDDRREAFILTQLLGLPYAEAAEVSDCPVGTVRSRVARARAALMDLLDEAERPAALAA